A single genomic interval of Primulina huaijiensis isolate GDHJ02 chromosome 7, ASM1229523v2, whole genome shotgun sequence harbors:
- the LOC140980900 gene encoding monothiol glutaredoxin-S5-like yields MEGVRKMVAEKPVVIFSKSSCCMSHTIWTLFRDFGVNPTVHELDEIPMGPEIEQALSKLGCNPTVPAVFIGGELVGGANEVMSLHLKRTLKPMLKKAGALWV; encoded by the coding sequence ATGGAGGGTGTACGAAAGATGGTAGCCGAAAAACCGGTGGTGATCTTCAGCAAGAGCTCGTGTTGCATGAGCCACACTATATGGACGCTCTTTCGCGATTTTGGAGTCAACCCTACAGTTCACGAGCTAGATGAGATCCCGATGGGTCCGGAAATCGAGCAAGCGCTGTCTAAGCTCGGTTGCAACCCCACCGTACCAGCAGTGTTCATCGGTGGCGAACTTGTGGGAGGAGCGAATGAGGTCATGAGTCTCCACCTGAAGAGGACCCTAAAGCCCATGCTCAAAAAGGCTGGCGCTTTGTGGGTCTAA